Genomic segment of Drosophila simulans strain w501 chromosome 2R, Prin_Dsim_3.1, whole genome shotgun sequence:
ATGTATCTTTCAGATAATGCTTTAAACGTACAGCAAACCAACCATTAGCCAGCCAAAATGAGCCAATGTCAAAGTTAAACAGCAACTAGAAACACAGCGCATAGTCAAAACAGCTCGCAGGGAGCCATCAACGAACCAAATCGATCAGGAACACAGCAGAGTTGCCTTAGGGACTAGCTTTAACCACGAACCCATAGCCAAACGAATCCAGATAGCCCACGGAATCCGTTTCCAAGCCAAAATGCCCGCTACAGCCACATCCAAGCCGAGAGCTCCGCTCGTCGAGGAGGGCATGACGCCCAAGAAGACCGCCCTGATCATCGTCACCGTGATCGGATGCATTGCCATCCTATGGCCGAAGGTCTTCCATCCCATGATGTTCGGAGGAGTGCCTCCAGCCCAGCCAAATTTCAAGGATCCACGAGCAGCACCAGGCGGTAAGTCAACAGTTTTCACTCTCAACATTAGGAGCTTAGTTTAATgtattaattattgtttatgaaTTATCATCATTATTTCCTTTTGATTTCCTTATgtgggtgttgttgttgtgtgggCTGTGCGGTCGATGTTGTAGGATGTTGTGATGTCGTCCTGGACAGGGAGCAGTTCCTGAATGCCACGAAGAAGGACACGATCGAGCCCTTCGGTCCGCATTTGTATCGCAAGCAAATCAATGTTTACACGGGCGAAATAAGTATGTGGCTCGATTATAATTTGCTTATTGGTTTCACTAACGGTGTTCGTCACTACTAACGATCTACAAGATACAATCGATTGAGATACAATCAAAGTTTGGACTACGCGTCGTCTAATTCAGATTTGAAATGCTTATTAAGTTTAAAGTTATCGTAAAACTTTAAGGAAACTTGCGTTGCTTGCATATAACGCTTAAAATgtgaatattataaatttttacaTTATAGTTAGGTGTTTATGTCAATTAATAATATGTATGCAATTTTATAGATACATTTCTATAACACCGCCTTCTTTAATTGTGTTACTAATGAATCCATTGTGGTCGCAGGTCTGCGCCAGGAGCGTCCCGCCCACCTGCATCCGGAATCCATATACCAGGCCATGAGGGAGCGTGGTCGCGCCATtcccgccacgcccaccgtgCCGATTCTGGAACGAAAGACTTCGCCCAGTAATCCGCCTCCGCGGATCGTGGACGGACGGGTGAGTTGGGCTACCATACATTTAACCATACGGTGTGCATTATTCTCCGGACGATAAATCCATAATTATATATAGTTACTGGTCGGCGTGCTGTGGTTGCTGTGATTATAATTACGGCGGGATGAGACATATCCGCGCTCGCATTGGAAGTCATTTATAAATAGCCAAACGTTTATTTTATTCGGATtcgggttttgtttttatgacACTGCACGCAAATTGAAGGCAAGAGACAGCGctaaagaaaacacaaaaagaatCTGTAAAGGATGAGTGGGAGATCGGCCGAATGTGCTGCTGCGTATTGAACTTGTGCCAAATTCAGTGCGCCAGTTCCATTTTGCTCTCGTCTCTAGATGCTAGATGCTAGAATGGCCGGGGAGAACAAATCAGCTGTCCTCGCCTCATGTCAAAATACAACGGGGCGGATACGTAATTTTTATGATTACATGGGTtgtcaataaaatacaatCGATTCCCTTCTTCTATAAAGACAGCAATTCTAAAGATTCTGTAGACAACTGtcttaagaaatatttatgtcAATATACATCGCGGCGGATGCGTGATTTTTATGATTACATGGTTGGGCAATAAGATACATTCGATCTATTACGTAGATATCAGTTCAAAAGTTTCTATAGACAATTGACTTAAGAAACCATtggggcgtatacgtgatacaTTTAGTATGATCTTGATTGGAGTTGCTATTCTATTTGAATAACCTTTTATTACTAACATTTTCCAGCCTGGACCCATTCCTGGAATGCGTCCACCCATGGGCGCCGGTGCACTGCATCAGCCACAACAGCGAGGCAGCAGCATGGGCTTCCTAATGCCACTCTACACCATCGGCATCGTAGTCTTCTTCGGCTACACCCTGATGAAGGTGACTCCATCTCCTTGGTCgcatataattatattactaaaatactCTTCCTTGCAGATCATGTTCAAGAAGCAAGTTCCAAATGATCCGTACGGAGCGGCGCCTCCAAATCCTGCTTTCCGGCAGGAGGTCTTCGGATCACAGAACCACAGCCAGGTGGAGGATTTGGGCGGCAGCAAGCTGGGTGAGTGCCAGGCCAATACGGATGCCATCTTCCGGATTATTACACTCGTAGTtggacacacacgcacacaaacacacacacaatctcTCTAGCCACCGCACTCACGAGTCAATCCTAACCGAAAAAAATCGCATTTTGTAATCTTCTGCTTCCGAAAACCCATGCACACCGAAAATCATGCCACGGTATCAGGCTGGCGAGAGCATCAGACAAGTAAGCCAGATATACATAGATGGTTGCATAGATGACCATAGTGTTACGTTCGTATCTTGAGTTTCTAGACCTCGACAAAGGCCTTTTGAGTTTTGAAATATGTCCTCCTCATTTGGTATCGTAGTATCGTAGCGACTATGTGTTCTATATCATTTACCTAGATGTACTCATTCTAGATGTTGTGTgcctatatactatatatatatatttactaacCCCGAATCGATCACGCCTCCATGGATATATACATCTATTTTGTTGCCACTCCTGCACCCGTGTAAATACTCCTTAGTTTCGTTAGTCCCACGATTGATTCGATTTCCGGCCCTGATTACCAAACCGTACGACAATTTTATaggagctgctgcagccgccgccgcaaAGAAGCCGGCCGCCAAGGACACCGAAAAGGAGCTGTACAACGCCAGTGTGTCGGCCACCGAGGTGGCCACCAGTCTGTCCGCCTCGCTGAAGAGCCACCAGCAGCTGAAGGAGGCCGAGCAGCTGATGGAGATCGAGAAGCTGCGCCAGAAACTCGAGAGCACGGAGCGGGCGATGGCCCAGTTGGTGGCCGAAATGAACACCGATCAGTATGAGGCAAAGGTTAGCATCCAGTATCCAGCTTCCTACCATCGTCATCGAATCGgaatgcagatacagatacagataaagCTATACAAAGCGATTCAGATACATCAAGTAGCACATCATATATCGTAGTGATTTCAGTTGGACCATCTCGCTGCCATttgaattaatatttgatCTCTTTTGTGTTCTCATTTTCAAGATGATTGCCCTCAAGTTTCTCAAGCGGCAGCCAAACTTCTAAGACAATAATAACCATCATTCAGTTCACATAGAATCAGTCAGTAAACAGACCCAAATCAGACCAACAACAACTCAGATCACAACTAAGTACAACGAACAAAGTCAACTAGATCGTTTCTGTTTGCTATTGGTTTCTAGTGAATAGCTGAATCCTCGGAATGGTTTCTTTTACCCTGCCACATCCCCCCAGAAAAAAGCCTTCAGTTCTAAAACTATGTCACTCTGTCCTTAATCTTCAAGTCTTACAAGTGCATGGAACGGAATTCTCCCGACTCTGTTTCTAAGTTAACCTGCTTGTCTGCTGTCGGCATGCGATATATATCTATAACCATATCTTTTCACATACTCGTATCTACTAACGAACCCAGTCTAAATGTGTTTGCATCTCACTGAGTACTCTCGATCTGAACTAAACTCTTATGATGGGGACATATTTTACGATTCAAAGCAGTCTTTTTCGAAATCTATTCGAACACTCTCCGTAGACCGAAACATCGATACATTGCCAATAATGATAATCGCAAACATCATTCCATACGCAGAGCTTAAATGAAActactatataaatattcacTCTCTGTGTCGTTTCTACGTTTTTCATGTTTCTcgcaaaacacacaaaaaaaaaaaaacaaacgaatgTAAATTCCAAATTGATACCCTGTACTTTCATGGGGCTAGTTGTAACGGCCATACAAGGTTTGATAGACGCGGCCGACGAGCAATTGAATGGCCAAGACAAGCAGAGGGCGACGAGCGACACTGAAACTGATTCGAATAAGGTTAGAGACCTTCAAAGGGTCCGGCACGGCAATCCTTGAACATATAATTTGTAACGACAACTTaatctttttgtttattaaccaAGATCCTGCGACTAATTGAGTTTTGTTGCGTTTCACCTAACCACAACGAATTGAAGTAATTAATGCGTTCGATTTCTGATTTCTTGCGTTTTGAGGCTGTATAGAATTGCTTAGCTCTCACATTCTTCTGCCTGTTTCGAGAGTGTCTTCTCTAACCGCATTATCCTGTGTATCCTGTGCAGAAAAACGACAACGAAAAAACGAGAGAGCAACCAGTAGACAAGCAGAACCTATCCAATGGACATGCAAGCAGCGACCAAAATCCGGAGCAGGAGACCGCGACGAAGGGAGCCAGGAAACGGCGGGATCTGAGCGCTGAACGGGAACTGACGGTAGGCCATCATATACCCTGTATAGCACCTTTCAGTCCGTAGATCTTTGCCGTAAATAATCGAATATTGGTGCAGGTACTCGGCATGGAGTTAACAGCCAGTTGCGAGGGCGGCCACAAGTGGACTGGACGCCCTCCAACGCCTGTTTTCCGAGCGCCAAGCGAACATGTAAGTGCCACTGCCGCACAAACCCCACCACTTTCAAGTACTCAACTTAACTAGACCAGTTCCAACTAACTGCTACCCTAACGCTTTGAATATATCCCTCCAAAAACAGTGATTAAACTGGGCTGTTTCCTACGTTCTAAACCAACTCTGCGCATATGTGTTGAAGCTTTATATAAATCAGAAATACTAAAAAGAATCCCCCTTCGATTTCAGTCCAAATTGGAAGAAAACTTCCCGGAGCCGCAGTCCATTTACTTGGAAGGCGCTTTGGCCCACGAGTCCCAGATTTTGGTGGCCGACTCCCAGATCAAACGCGAAGAAGTCTACGACTCGGAGCTCAATGGCTCAGCCGAGGAACCAGCCGTATGGATAACCCATTATAAACTTTatcaattaatcaatttaattaacttgcaGATCATTCTTAGCAGCAGAATGACATTGTCATTGATTAATTTGGACgcaaatcaacaaaatggaaatgccggCAAATCCGCAGTGGAAAGTCCTCTGGCTGATGACATCG
This window contains:
- the LOC6735474 gene encoding resistance to inhibitors of cholinesterase protein 3 isoform X3, whose product is MPATATSKPRAPLVEEGMTPKKTALIIVTVIGCIAILWPKVFHPMMFGGVPPAQPNFKDPRAAPGGCCDVVLDREQFLNATKKDTIEPFGPHLYRKQINVYTGEISLRQERPAHLHPESIYQAMRERGRAIPATPTVPILERKTSPSNPPPRIVDGRPGPIPGMRPPMGAGALHQPQQRGSSMGFLMPLYTIGIVVFFGYTLMKIMFKKQVPNDPYGAAPPNPAFRQEVFGSQNHSQVEDLGGSKLGWREHQTRAAAAAAAKKPAAKDTEKELYNASVSATEVATSLSASLKSHQQLKEAEQLMEIEKLRQKLESTERAMAQLVAEMNTDQYEAKKNDNEKTREQPVDKQNLSNGHASSDQNPEQETATKGARKRRDLSAERELTSKLEENFPEPQSIYLEGALAHESQILVADSQIKREEVYDSELNGSAEEPAIILSSRMTLSLINLDANQQNGNAGKSAVESPLADDIEIIGHDEQ
- the LOC6735474 gene encoding uncharacterized protein LOC6735474 isoform X1, translating into MPATATSKPRAPLVEEGMTPKKTALIIVTVIGCIAILWPKVFHPMMFGGVPPAQPNFKDPRAAPGGCCDVVLDREQFLNATKKDTIEPFGPHLYRKQINVYTGEISLRQERPAHLHPESIYQAMRERGRAIPATPTVPILERKTSPSNPPPRIVDGRPGPIPGMRPPMGAGALHQPQQRGSSMGFLMPLYTIGIVVFFGYTLMKIMFKKQVPNDPYGAAPPNPAFRQEVFGSQNHSQVEDLGGSKLGWREHQTRAAAAAAAKKPAAKDTEKELYNASVSATEVATSLSASLKSHQQLKEAEQLMEIEKLRQKLESTERAMAQLVAEMNTDQYEAKKNDNEKTREQPVDKQNLSNGHASSDQNPEQETATKGARKRRDLSAERELTVLGMELTASCEGGHKWTGRPPTPVFRAPSEHSKLEENFPEPQSIYLEGALAHESQILVADSQIKREEVYDSELNGSAEEPAIILSSRMTLSLINLDANQQNGNAGKSAVESPLADDIEIIGHDEQ
- the LOC6735474 gene encoding resistance to inhibitors of cholinesterase protein 3 isoform X6; translation: MPATATSKPRAPLVEEGMTPKKTALIIVTVIGCIAILWPKVFHPMMFGGVPPAQPNFKDPRAAPGGLRQERPAHLHPESIYQAMRERGRAIPATPTVPILERKTSPSNPPPRIVDGRPGPIPGMRPPMGAGALHQPQQRGSSMGFLMPLYTIGIVVFFGYTLMKIMFKKQVPNDPYGAAPPNPAFRQEVFGSQNHSQVEDLGGSKLGAAAAAAAKKPAAKDTEKELYNASVSATEVATSLSASLKSHQQLKEAEQLMEIEKLRQKLESTERAMAQLVAEMNTDQYEAKKNDNEKTREQPVDKQNLSNGHASSDQNPEQETATKGARKRRDLSAERELTVLGMELTASCEGGHKWTGRPPTPVFRAPSEHSKLEENFPEPQSIYLEGALAHESQILVADSQIKREEVYDSELNGSAEEPAIILSSRMTLSLINLDANQQNGNAGKSAVESPLADDIEIIGHDEQ
- the LOC6735474 gene encoding uncharacterized protein LOC6735474 isoform X13 codes for the protein MPATATSKPRAPLVEEGMTPKKTALIIVTVIGCIAILWPKVFHPMMFGGVPPAQPNFKDPRAAPGGLRQERPAHLHPESIYQAMRERGRAIPATPTVPILERKTSPSNPPPRIVDGRPGPIPGMRPPMGAGALHQPQQRGSSMGFLMPLYTIGIVVFFGYTLMKIMFKKQVPNDPYGAAPPNPAFRQEVFGSQNHSQVEDLGGSKLVVTAIQGLIDAADEQLNGQDKQRATSDTETDSNKKNDNEKTREQPVDKQNLSNGHASSDQNPEQETATKGARKRRDLSAERELTVLGMELTASCEGGHKWTGRPPTPVFRAPSEHSKLEENFPEPQSIYLEGALAHESQILVADSQIKREEVYDSELNGSAEEPAIILSSRMTLSLINLDANQQNGNAGKSAVESPLADDIEIIGHDEQ
- the LOC6735474 gene encoding resistance to inhibitors of cholinesterase protein 3 isoform X15 → MPATATSKPRAPLVEEGMTPKKTALIIVTVIGCIAILWPKVFHPMMFGGVPPAQPNFKDPRAAPGGLRQERPAHLHPESIYQAMRERGRAIPATPTVPILERKTSPSNPPPRIVDGRPGPIPGMRPPMGAGALHQPQQRGSSMGFLMPLYTIGIVVFFGYTLMKIMFKKQVPNDPYGAAPPNPAFRQEVFGSQNHSQVEDLGGSKLVVTAIQGLIDAADEQLNGQDKQRATSDTETDSNKKNDNEKTREQPVDKQNLSNGHASSDQNPEQETATKGARKRRDLSAERELTSKLEENFPEPQSIYLEGALAHESQILVADSQIKREEVYDSELNGSAEEPAIILSSRMTLSLINLDANQQNGNAGKSAVESPLADDIEIIGHDEQ
- the LOC6735474 gene encoding resistance to inhibitors of cholinesterase protein 3 isoform X16 produces the protein MPATATSKPRAPLVEEGMTPKKTALIIVTVIGCIAILWPKVFHPMMFGGVPPAQPNFKDPRAAPGGCCDVVLDREQFLNATKKDTIEPFGPHLYRKQINVYTGEISLRQERPAHLHPESIYQAMRERGRAIPATPTVPILERKTSPSNPPPRIVDGRPGPIPGMRPPMGAGALHQPQQRGSSMGFLMPLYTIGIVVFFGYTLMKIMFKKQVPNDPYGAAPPNPAFRQEVFGSQNHSQVEDLGGSKLGWREHQTRAAAAAAAKKPAAKDTEKELYNASVSATEVATSLSASLKSHQQLKEAEQLMEIEKLRQKLESTERAMAQLVAEMNTDQYEAKMIALKFLKRQPNF
- the LOC6735474 gene encoding uncharacterized protein LOC6735474 isoform X12 — translated: MPATATSKPRAPLVEEGMTPKKTALIIVTVIGCIAILWPKVFHPMMFGGVPPAQPNFKDPRAAPGGLRQERPAHLHPESIYQAMRERGRAIPATPTVPILERKTSPSNPPPRIVDGRPGPIPGMRPPMGAGALHQPQQRGSSMGFLMPLYTIGIVVFFGYTLMKIMFKKQVPNDPYGAAPPNPAFRQEVFGSQNHSQVEDLGGSKLGWREHQTIVTAIQGLIDAADEQLNGQDKQRATSDTETDSNKKNDNEKTREQPVDKQNLSNGHASSDQNPEQETATKGARKRRDLSAERELTVLGMELTASCEGGHKWTGRPPTPVFRAPSEHSKLEENFPEPQSIYLEGALAHESQILVADSQIKREEVYDSELNGSAEEPAIILSSRMTLSLINLDANQQNGNAGKSAVESPLADDIEIIGHDEQ
- the LOC6735474 gene encoding resistance to inhibitors of cholinesterase protein 3 isoform X4, with the translated sequence MPATATSKPRAPLVEEGMTPKKTALIIVTVIGCIAILWPKVFHPMMFGGVPPAQPNFKDPRAAPGGCCDVVLDREQFLNATKKDTIEPFGPHLYRKQINVYTGEISLRQERPAHLHPESIYQAMRERGRAIPATPTVPILERKTSPSNPPPRIVDGRPGPIPGMRPPMGAGALHQPQQRGSSMGFLMPLYTIGIVVFFGYTLMKIMFKKQVPNDPYGAAPPNPAFRQEVFGSQNHSQVEDLGGSKLGAAAAAAAKKPAAKDTEKELYNASVSATEVATSLSASLKSHQQLKEAEQLMEIEKLRQKLESTERAMAQLVAEMNTDQYEAKKNDNEKTREQPVDKQNLSNGHASSDQNPEQETATKGARKRRDLSAERELTSKLEENFPEPQSIYLEGALAHESQILVADSQIKREEVYDSELNGSAEEPAIILSSRMTLSLINLDANQQNGNAGKSAVESPLADDIEIIGHDEQ
- the LOC6735474 gene encoding uncharacterized protein LOC6735474 isoform X19, yielding MPATATSKPRAPLVEEGMTPKKTALIIVTVIGCIAILWPKVFHPMMFGGVPPAQPNFKDPRAAPGGCCDVVLDREQFLNATKKDTIEPFGPHLYRKQINVYTGEISLRQERPAHLHPESIYQAMRERGRAIPATPTVPILERKTSPSNPPPRIVDGRPGPIPGMRPPMGAGALHQPQQRGSSMGFLMPLYTIGIVVFFGYTLMKIMFKKQVPNDPYGAAPPNPAFRQEVFGSQNHSQVEDLGGSKLEKRQRKNERATSRQAEPIQWTCKQRPKSGAGDRDEGSQETAGSER
- the LOC6735474 gene encoding resistance to inhibitors of cholinesterase protein 3 isoform X9, whose product is MPATATSKPRAPLVEEGMTPKKTALIIVTVIGCIAILWPKVFHPMMFGGVPPAQPNFKDPRAAPGGLRQERPAHLHPESIYQAMRERGRAIPATPTVPILERKTSPSNPPPRIVDGRPGPIPGMRPPMGAGALHQPQQRGSSMGFLMPLYTIGIVVFFGYTLMKIMFKKQVPNDPYGAAPPNPAFRQEVFGSQNHSQVEDLGGSKLGWREHQTRAAAAAAAKKPAAKDTEKELYNASVSATEVATSLSASLKSHQQLKEAEQLMEIEKLRQKLESTERAMAQLVAEMNTDQYEAKKNDNEKTREQPVDKQNLSNGHASSDQNPEQETATKGARKRRDLSAERELTSKLEENFPEPQSIYLEGALAHESQILVADSQIKREEVYDSELNGSAEEPAIILSSRMTLSLINLDANQQNGNAGKSAVESPLADDIEIIGHDEQ
- the LOC6735474 gene encoding uncharacterized protein LOC6735474 isoform X7, which translates into the protein MPATATSKPRAPLVEEGMTPKKTALIIVTVIGCIAILWPKVFHPMMFGGVPPAQPNFKDPRAAPGGCCDVVLDREQFLNATKKDTIEPFGPHLYRKQINVYTGEISLRQERPAHLHPESIYQAMRERGRAIPATPTVPILERKTSPSNPPPRIVDGRPGPIPGMRPPMGAGALHQPQQRGSSMGFLMPLYTIGIVVFFGYTLMKIMFKKQVPNDPYGAAPPNPAFRQEVFGSQNHSQVEDLGGSKLGWREHQTIVTAIQGLIDAADEQLNGQDKQRATSDTETDSNKKNDNEKTREQPVDKQNLSNGHASSDQNPEQETATKGARKRRDLSAERELTVLGMELTASCEGGHKWTGRPPTPVFRAPSEHSKLEENFPEPQSIYLEGALAHESQILVADSQIKREEVYDSELNGSAEEPAIILSSRMTLSLINLDANQQNGNAGKSAVESPLADDIEIIGHDEQ
- the LOC6735474 gene encoding uncharacterized protein LOC6735474 isoform X18, with amino-acid sequence MPATATSKPRAPLVEEGMTPKKTALIIVTVIGCIAILWPKVFHPMMFGGVPPAQPNFKDPRAAPGGCCDVVLDREQFLNATKKDTIEPFGPHLYRKQINVYTGEISLRQERPAHLHPESIYQAMRERGRAIPATPTVPILERKTSPSNPPPRIVDGRPGPIPGMRPPMGAGALHQPQQRGSSMGFLMPLYTIGIVVFFGYTLMKIMFKKQVPNDPYGAAPPNPAFRQEVFGSQNHSQVEDLGGSKLGWREHQTRAAAAAAAKKPAAKDTEKELYNASVSATEVATSLSASLKSHQQLKEAEQLMEIEKLRQKLESTERAMAQLVAEMNTDQYEAKL
- the LOC6735474 gene encoding resistance to inhibitors of cholinesterase protein 3 isoform X17, which translates into the protein MPATATSKPRAPLVEEGMTPKKTALIIVTVIGCIAILWPKVFHPMMFGGVPPAQPNFKDPRAAPGGCCDVVLDREQFLNATKKDTIEPFGPHLYRKQINVYTGEISLRQERPAHLHPESIYQAMRERGRAIPATPTVPILERKTSPSNPPPRIVDGRPGPIPGMRPPMGAGALHQPQQRGSSMGFLMPLYTIGIVVFFGYTLMKIMFKKQVPNDPYGAAPPNPAFRQEVFGSQNHSQVEDLGGSKLGAAAAAAAKKPAAKDTEKELYNASVSATEVATSLSASLKSHQQLKEAEQLMEIEKLRQKLESTERAMAQLVAEMNTDQYEAKMIALKFLKRQPNF
- the LOC6735474 gene encoding resistance to inhibitors of cholinesterase protein 3 isoform X5, with translation MPATATSKPRAPLVEEGMTPKKTALIIVTVIGCIAILWPKVFHPMMFGGVPPAQPNFKDPRAAPGGLRQERPAHLHPESIYQAMRERGRAIPATPTVPILERKTSPSNPPPRIVDGRPGPIPGMRPPMGAGALHQPQQRGSSMGFLMPLYTIGIVVFFGYTLMKIMFKKQVPNDPYGAAPPNPAFRQEVFGSQNHSQVEDLGGSKLGWREHQTRAAAAAAAKKPAAKDTEKELYNASVSATEVATSLSASLKSHQQLKEAEQLMEIEKLRQKLESTERAMAQLVAEMNTDQYEAKKNDNEKTREQPVDKQNLSNGHASSDQNPEQETATKGARKRRDLSAERELTVLGMELTASCEGGHKWTGRPPTPVFRAPSEHSKLEENFPEPQSIYLEGALAHESQILVADSQIKREEVYDSELNGSAEEPAIILSSRMTLSLINLDANQQNGNAGKSAVESPLADDIEIIGHDEQ
- the LOC6735474 gene encoding resistance to inhibitors of cholinesterase protein 3 isoform X10, which translates into the protein MPATATSKPRAPLVEEGMTPKKTALIIVTVIGCIAILWPKVFHPMMFGGVPPAQPNFKDPRAAPGGLRQERPAHLHPESIYQAMRERGRAIPATPTVPILERKTSPSNPPPRIVDGRPGPIPGMRPPMGAGALHQPQQRGSSMGFLMPLYTIGIVVFFGYTLMKIMFKKQVPNDPYGAAPPNPAFRQEVFGSQNHSQVEDLGGSKLGAAAAAAAKKPAAKDTEKELYNASVSATEVATSLSASLKSHQQLKEAEQLMEIEKLRQKLESTERAMAQLVAEMNTDQYEAKKNDNEKTREQPVDKQNLSNGHASSDQNPEQETATKGARKRRDLSAERELTSKLEENFPEPQSIYLEGALAHESQILVADSQIKREEVYDSELNGSAEEPAIILSSRMTLSLINLDANQQNGNAGKSAVESPLADDIEIIGHDEQ
- the LOC6735474 gene encoding resistance to inhibitors of cholinesterase protein 3 isoform X2 gives rise to the protein MPATATSKPRAPLVEEGMTPKKTALIIVTVIGCIAILWPKVFHPMMFGGVPPAQPNFKDPRAAPGGCCDVVLDREQFLNATKKDTIEPFGPHLYRKQINVYTGEISLRQERPAHLHPESIYQAMRERGRAIPATPTVPILERKTSPSNPPPRIVDGRPGPIPGMRPPMGAGALHQPQQRGSSMGFLMPLYTIGIVVFFGYTLMKIMFKKQVPNDPYGAAPPNPAFRQEVFGSQNHSQVEDLGGSKLGAAAAAAAKKPAAKDTEKELYNASVSATEVATSLSASLKSHQQLKEAEQLMEIEKLRQKLESTERAMAQLVAEMNTDQYEAKKNDNEKTREQPVDKQNLSNGHASSDQNPEQETATKGARKRRDLSAERELTVLGMELTASCEGGHKWTGRPPTPVFRAPSEHSKLEENFPEPQSIYLEGALAHESQILVADSQIKREEVYDSELNGSAEEPAIILSSRMTLSLINLDANQQNGNAGKSAVESPLADDIEIIGHDEQ
- the LOC6735474 gene encoding resistance to inhibitors of cholinesterase protein 3 isoform X14 translates to MPATATSKPRAPLVEEGMTPKKTALIIVTVIGCIAILWPKVFHPMMFGGVPPAQPNFKDPRAAPGGLRQERPAHLHPESIYQAMRERGRAIPATPTVPILERKTSPSNPPPRIVDGRPGPIPGMRPPMGAGALHQPQQRGSSMGFLMPLYTIGIVVFFGYTLMKIMFKKQVPNDPYGAAPPNPAFRQEVFGSQNHSQVEDLGGSKLGWREHQTIVTAIQGLIDAADEQLNGQDKQRATSDTETDSNKKNDNEKTREQPVDKQNLSNGHASSDQNPEQETATKGARKRRDLSAERELTSKLEENFPEPQSIYLEGALAHESQILVADSQIKREEVYDSELNGSAEEPAIILSSRMTLSLINLDANQQNGNAGKSAVESPLADDIEIIGHDEQ
- the LOC6735474 gene encoding uncharacterized protein LOC6735474 isoform X8, whose protein sequence is MPATATSKPRAPLVEEGMTPKKTALIIVTVIGCIAILWPKVFHPMMFGGVPPAQPNFKDPRAAPGGCCDVVLDREQFLNATKKDTIEPFGPHLYRKQINVYTGEISLRQERPAHLHPESIYQAMRERGRAIPATPTVPILERKTSPSNPPPRIVDGRPGPIPGMRPPMGAGALHQPQQRGSSMGFLMPLYTIGIVVFFGYTLMKIMFKKQVPNDPYGAAPPNPAFRQEVFGSQNHSQVEDLGGSKLVVTAIQGLIDAADEQLNGQDKQRATSDTETDSNKKNDNEKTREQPVDKQNLSNGHASSDQNPEQETATKGARKRRDLSAERELTVLGMELTASCEGGHKWTGRPPTPVFRAPSEHSKLEENFPEPQSIYLEGALAHESQILVADSQIKREEVYDSELNGSAEEPAIILSSRMTLSLINLDANQQNGNAGKSAVESPLADDIEIIGHDEQ
- the LOC6735474 gene encoding uncharacterized protein LOC6735474 isoform X11, with amino-acid sequence MPATATSKPRAPLVEEGMTPKKTALIIVTVIGCIAILWPKVFHPMMFGGVPPAQPNFKDPRAAPGGCCDVVLDREQFLNATKKDTIEPFGPHLYRKQINVYTGEISLRQERPAHLHPESIYQAMRERGRAIPATPTVPILERKTSPSNPPPRIVDGRPGPIPGMRPPMGAGALHQPQQRGSSMGFLMPLYTIGIVVFFGYTLMKIMFKKQVPNDPYGAAPPNPAFRQEVFGSQNHSQVEDLGGSKLVVTAIQGLIDAADEQLNGQDKQRATSDTETDSNKKNDNEKTREQPVDKQNLSNGHASSDQNPEQETATKGARKRRDLSAERELTSKLEENFPEPQSIYLEGALAHESQILVADSQIKREEVYDSELNGSAEEPAIILSSRMTLSLINLDANQQNGNAGKSAVESPLADDIEIIGHDEQ